The following are encoded in a window of Rubellicoccus peritrichatus genomic DNA:
- a CDS encoding arylsulfatase: MKKTFCALVFALCIVHTSFGKLPNIIILYADDMGYGDLAIENPKSKIPTPNLDQLAREGLIFTDGHSSSGICTPSRYSLLTGRYHWRDFHDIVHSMGPSVFKDGVLTMPEMLRKQGYTTACIGKWHLGWDWDAIRKQGNDPKSLEHDAFDWSKAIPDGPLAHGFDYYFGDSVINFPPYTWIQDDKVLKAPDMTLDPKEITAKTKEGSWEVRSGPAVSDWDFYQVLPTMAEHGVSYIESRKDSDKPFFLYFSFPSPHAPIIPNDEFDGKSEAGAYGDFVYQTDYICGQLMDALERVGLADNTLVVFTADNGPEHYAYIRNRDFSHWSSAPFRGLKRDIYEGGHHVPFIIRWPDVIEANRKTNALVSQIDLMATFAAITDYDLPHGAAVDSHNLLPLLEKSGRSSQVRKSHVHNTYKKRYALRHGDWVLIDGTNGYHTGVRADWEKLHDYEADDDQPVELYNLKEDIGQKSNLAKSEPQRVEEMQDLLQEIREKGYSAPRLIESE, translated from the coding sequence ATCCGAAATCGAAGATTCCAACGCCAAATCTTGATCAGCTTGCCCGTGAAGGGCTTATTTTTACCGATGGTCATTCCTCTTCGGGCATTTGCACACCATCCCGATATTCTCTACTAACTGGGCGTTACCATTGGCGGGACTTTCACGATATTGTTCATTCAATGGGGCCTTCGGTGTTTAAGGACGGGGTTTTAACAATGCCAGAAATGTTGCGCAAGCAGGGCTATACTACGGCTTGTATCGGAAAGTGGCACCTGGGATGGGATTGGGATGCAATTCGCAAACAAGGTAATGACCCGAAAAGTCTTGAGCACGATGCCTTTGATTGGTCCAAGGCAATACCAGATGGCCCTTTAGCTCATGGCTTTGACTATTACTTCGGCGATAGTGTGATTAATTTTCCTCCATACACATGGATTCAAGACGACAAGGTTTTGAAGGCACCAGACATGACATTGGACCCCAAAGAAATTACTGCAAAAACCAAAGAAGGCAGCTGGGAGGTGCGTTCCGGTCCTGCTGTTTCCGATTGGGACTTTTATCAGGTCCTGCCGACTATGGCAGAGCATGGTGTTTCTTATATAGAATCACGCAAAGATTCAGATAAGCCATTCTTCTTGTATTTTTCGTTTCCTTCACCGCACGCTCCAATTATTCCGAATGACGAGTTCGACGGAAAGTCCGAAGCCGGAGCCTATGGAGATTTCGTTTATCAGACGGATTACATATGCGGACAACTGATGGATGCATTAGAACGAGTAGGTTTGGCTGATAATACACTTGTTGTCTTTACCGCAGATAATGGCCCCGAGCACTATGCCTATATTCGGAATCGCGATTTTTCACATTGGTCATCAGCGCCGTTTCGTGGTCTGAAGCGCGATATATATGAGGGAGGGCATCATGTGCCGTTTATCATTCGTTGGCCCGATGTTATTGAAGCTAATCGTAAGACAAACGCTCTTGTTTCACAGATTGACCTTATGGCCACTTTTGCAGCGATTACTGATTATGATCTTCCACATGGCGCCGCAGTAGATTCACACAATTTGCTGCCTTTGCTGGAGAAGAGTGGCCGTTCAAGTCAGGTTCGAAAGTCACATGTTCACAATACGTATAAGAAGCGTTATGCGCTGCGTCATGGTGATTGGGTCCTCATTGACGGCACAAATGGCTATCACACTGGAGTCAGGGCTGATTGGGAAAAGTTGCATGATTATGAAGCAGACGACGACCAGCCAGTCGAACTCTACAATCTCAAAGAAGATATAGGCCAGAAAAGCAATTTAGCGAAATCGGAGCCTCAGCGTGTTGAGGAAATGCAAGACCTGTTACAGGAGATTCGCGAGAAAGGATACTCTGCTCCCAGGTTGATAGAGTCTGAATAA
- a CDS encoding PEP-CTERM sorting domain-containing protein, whose protein sequence is MKTSSPLKATAPVTISSLLAASSASGVVHIISGSPIMVTATGNDSESIQWDIDNNGVDEGRVFAQAFSDTYSGDYSAYAGFQTSMGRLKFAVIDTGTKTNEDLAPVSANGKVGPTNYIFGSNPSPSFTTISSNQGAVNFEFIPKTNGLIGFSFLRDGNTHYGWADVSWNTTGSTEATLTVNEWAWNDVADAATPVPEPASIATGLGVLALGAAGLRRWRKREC, encoded by the coding sequence ATGAAGACCTCAAGCCCCCTTAAAGCTACAGCTCCTGTAACTATCAGCTCACTGCTGGCTGCTTCCTCTGCTAGCGGCGTTGTTCACATTATATCCGGCTCCCCAATCATGGTGACAGCAACCGGTAACGATAGTGAATCCATTCAGTGGGATATCGACAACAACGGCGTCGATGAAGGCCGGGTTTTTGCTCAGGCATTCAGTGATACCTACTCAGGAGATTACAGCGCCTATGCTGGTTTTCAAACGTCAATGGGGCGATTGAAATTTGCGGTCATTGACACAGGGACCAAAACAAATGAAGATCTGGCACCCGTATCAGCAAACGGTAAAGTTGGTCCAACAAATTACATTTTCGGCAGTAACCCTTCGCCAAGCTTTACAACAATCTCGTCCAATCAAGGCGCTGTCAATTTTGAGTTCATCCCCAAAACTAATGGTCTGATTGGCTTCAGTTTTCTTCGCGATGGAAATACACACTATGGTTGGGCAGATGTATCATGGAACACTACCGGATCCACTGAAGCGACTTTGACAGTCAACGAGTGGGCCTGGAACGATGTTGCAGATGCAGCTACGCCAGTCCCTGAACCTGCATCAATTGCTACAGGTCTAGGCGTCTTGGCCCTCGGTGCAGCTGGACTTCGTCGCTGGCGAAAGCGTGAGTGTTAA